From Solidesulfovibrio carbinoliphilus subsp. oakridgensis, the proteins below share one genomic window:
- the groL gene encoding chaperonin GroEL (60 kDa chaperone family; promotes refolding of misfolded polypeptides especially under stressful conditions; forms two stacked rings of heptamers to form a barrel-shaped 14mer; ends can be capped by GroES; misfolded proteins enter the barrel where they are refolded when GroES binds) produces MAAKDILFDARAREKLKRGVDKLANAVKVTLGPKGRNVVIEKSYGSPIITKDGVTVAKEIELEDKFENMGAQMVKEVASKTSDIAGDGTTTATILAQAIYSEGVKLVAAGRNPMAIKRGIDKAVESVVAELETLAKPTRDQKEIAQVGTISANSDATIGNIIAEAMNKVGKEGVITVEEAKGMETTLDVVEGMQFDRGYLSPYFVTDPERMVCELDEPLILINEKKVSAMKDLLPILEQVAKMSRPLLIVAEDIEGEALATLVVNKLRGTLQVCAVKAPGFGDRRKAMLEDIAILTGGQSVSEDLGIKLENITLVDLGKAKRVIVDKENTTIVDGAGDAEKIKARVKQIRAQADETTSSYDKEKLQERLAKIVGGVAVINVGAATETEMKEKKARVEDALNATRAAVEEGIVPGGGVALVRCVKSLTDIKALDDDEQSGIEIVRRAIEEPLRQIASNAGFEGSIVVAKVRDGAEGFGFNAATGQYEDLIAAGVIDPKKVTRIALQNSASVAGLLLTTEAAVAEKPEPKKDMPAMPGGGMGGMGGMGGMY; encoded by the coding sequence ATGGCTGCCAAAGATATCTTGTTCGATGCCAGAGCCCGCGAGAAGCTGAAACGTGGCGTTGACAAGCTTGCCAACGCCGTGAAGGTCACCCTGGGACCCAAGGGCCGCAACGTGGTCATCGAGAAGTCCTACGGCTCCCCGATCATCACCAAGGACGGCGTGACCGTGGCCAAGGAAATCGAGCTTGAAGACAAGTTCGAGAACATGGGCGCCCAGATGGTCAAGGAAGTCGCTTCCAAGACCTCGGACATCGCCGGCGACGGCACCACCACCGCCACCATCCTGGCCCAGGCCATTTACAGCGAAGGCGTGAAGCTTGTGGCCGCCGGCCGCAATCCCATGGCCATCAAGCGCGGCATCGACAAGGCCGTCGAGTCGGTCGTGGCCGAGCTCGAGACCCTGGCCAAGCCCACCCGCGACCAGAAAGAAATCGCCCAGGTCGGCACCATTTCCGCCAACTCCGACGCCACCATCGGCAACATCATCGCCGAGGCCATGAACAAGGTCGGCAAGGAAGGCGTCATCACGGTCGAGGAAGCCAAGGGCATGGAGACCACCCTGGACGTGGTCGAAGGCATGCAGTTCGACCGCGGCTACCTCTCCCCCTATTTCGTCACCGATCCCGAGCGCATGGTTTGCGAGCTCGACGAGCCGCTCATCCTCATCAACGAGAAGAAAGTCTCGGCCATGAAGGATCTGCTGCCCATCCTCGAGCAGGTGGCCAAGATGTCCCGGCCGCTTCTGATCGTGGCTGAAGACATCGAGGGCGAGGCCCTGGCCACGCTGGTCGTCAACAAGCTGCGCGGCACGCTCCAGGTCTGCGCCGTCAAGGCTCCGGGCTTCGGCGACCGCCGCAAGGCCATGCTCGAAGACATCGCCATCCTGACCGGCGGCCAGTCCGTGTCCGAAGACCTCGGCATCAAGCTCGAGAACATCACCCTGGTCGACCTCGGCAAGGCCAAGCGCGTCATCGTGGACAAGGAAAACACCACCATCGTCGACGGCGCCGGCGATGCCGAGAAGATCAAGGCCCGCGTGAAGCAGATTCGCGCCCAGGCCGACGAGACCACCTCCAGCTACGACAAAGAAAAGCTGCAGGAGCGTCTGGCCAAGATCGTCGGCGGCGTGGCCGTCATCAATGTCGGCGCGGCCACCGAGACCGAGATGAAAGAGAAGAAGGCCCGCGTCGAAGATGCGCTGAACGCCACCCGCGCGGCCGTTGAGGAAGGCATCGTCCCCGGCGGCGGCGTCGCCCTGGTCCGTTGCGTCAAGAGCCTGACCGACATCAAGGCCCTGGACGACGACGAGCAGTCCGGCATCGAGATCGTGCGCCGCGCCATCGAAGAGCCGCTGCGCCAAATCGCGAGCAACGCCGGCTTCGAAGGCTCCATTGTCGTTGCCAAGGTCCGTGACGGCGCCGAGGGCTTCGGCTTCAACGCCGCCACCGGCCAGTACGAAGACCTGATCGCGGCCGGTGTCATCGACCCCAAAAAGGTCACCCGCATCGCCCTGCAGAATTCCGCTTCCGTGGCCGGCCTGCTCCTGACCACCGAGGCGGCCGTGGCCGAAAAGCCCGAGCCGAAAAAAGACATGCCCGCCATGCCCGGCGGCGGCATGGGCGGCATGGGTGGCATGGGCGGCATGTACTAG
- a CDS encoding ABC transporter ATP-binding protein — MERDSQTPVIEVEAARKDYGPVRAVDDVSFVVRRGECFGLLGPNGAGKTTTIRMIYGFSPRTSGLVRVFGLDIATHFRRIRSRLGVCQQGNTLDPDLSVLENLLVFAGYFRIPRREALARAGELLAFFALEGKKRFQYEELSGGMARRLMLARAIMNRPDLLILDEPTTGLDPQSRNTLWDRLLDLKRQGLTILLTTHAMEEAERFCDRLCIIDHGKVAAGGDPAGLVAASVGRHVLEVESPGADLPAYLTAEGLRFDRSGRRLLIYGEDRATLLAIRDRFCPEGGYFRPATLEDVFLRLTGRELRE; from the coding sequence ATGGAGCGCGATTCCCAAACCCCGGTCATCGAAGTCGAGGCCGCGCGCAAGGACTACGGCCCGGTCCGGGCCGTGGACGACGTCAGCTTCGTGGTCCGGCGCGGCGAGTGCTTTGGCCTCCTTGGCCCCAACGGCGCCGGCAAGACCACCACCATCCGCATGATCTACGGGTTCTCGCCCCGCACCTCGGGCTTGGTCCGGGTCTTCGGCCTGGACATTGCCACGCACTTTCGCCGCATCCGCTCAAGGCTTGGCGTGTGCCAGCAGGGCAACACCCTGGATCCCGACTTGAGCGTCCTTGAAAACCTTCTCGTCTTTGCCGGCTATTTCCGCATCCCCCGCCGGGAAGCCCTGGCCCGGGCCGGGGAGCTGCTGGCCTTTTTCGCCCTGGAGGGCAAAAAGCGGTTCCAGTACGAGGAGCTGTCCGGCGGCATGGCCCGGCGGCTCATGCTGGCCCGGGCCATCATGAACAGGCCCGATCTGCTCATCCTCGACGAGCCGACCACCGGCCTCGATCCCCAGTCGCGAAACACCCTCTGGGACCGGCTGCTCGACCTCAAGCGGCAAGGCCTGACGATTCTTTTGACCACCCACGCCATGGAGGAGGCCGAGCGGTTTTGCGACCGCCTGTGCATCATCGACCACGGCAAGGTGGCGGCCGGCGGCGACCCGGCCGGACTGGTGGCCGCGAGCGTCGGCCGCCATGTCCTCGAGGTGGAGTCGCCCGGGGCGGACCTGCCGGCCTACCTCACGGCCGAGGGCCTGCGTTTCGACCGGTCGGGCCGGCGGCTCCTCATCTACGGCGAGGACCGGGCCACGCTCCTCGCCATCCGGGACCGGTTCTGCCCGGAGGGCGGCTATTTCCGGCCCGCCACCCTGGAGGACGTGTTTTTGCGCCTGACCGGCAGGGAGCTTCGCGAATGA
- a CDS encoding type I restriction enzyme HsdR N-terminal domain-containing protein, whose amino-acid sequence MHEESLGTVIRDFLTGEEVPETSYEEFRQALARLLVEEKGYPKDRLRPKVGVCFPVDGEAYTRMVDLLALDAAGRPLLFAIFCSGEPGSYVREALAAGRIYQDGPVPLVLVTDTREAVLLETATGRELGRGLRAIPTWRQAMDLQAPLPQLSDEALRLERRILFAYSEFLANGCCQGACRPKART is encoded by the coding sequence ATGCACGAGGAATCGCTTGGCACCGTCATCCGCGACTTTCTCACCGGCGAGGAAGTCCCCGAAACCTCCTACGAGGAGTTCCGGCAGGCCCTGGCCCGGCTCCTGGTGGAGGAGAAAGGCTATCCCAAGGACAGGCTCCGGCCCAAGGTCGGGGTCTGTTTTCCGGTCGACGGCGAGGCCTACACCCGCATGGTGGACCTGCTCGCCCTGGACGCGGCCGGACGGCCGCTCCTCTTCGCCATCTTCTGTTCCGGCGAACCCGGGTCCTACGTCCGCGAGGCCCTGGCCGCCGGCCGGATCTACCAGGACGGCCCGGTGCCCCTCGTCTTGGTCACCGACACCCGCGAGGCCGTGCTCCTCGAAACCGCCACCGGCCGGGAACTCGGGCGCGGCCTGCGGGCCATTCCCACCTGGCGGCAGGCCATGGACTTGCAGGCCCCGCTCCCGCAGCTGTCGGACGAGGCCCTGCGCCTGGAACGCCGCATCCTTTTTGCCTACAGCGAGTTTCTGGCCAACGGCTGCTGCCAGGGAGCCTGCCGGCCCAAGGCCCGGACCTAG
- a CDS encoding ABC transporter permease — MTGDPRFTGLFWAVWRRNLLVYRRIWAINFLPPLLEPLFYLLAFGLGFSGLVADVTWQGEKLGFTQFFAPALIAATAMWQAFMETSYNSFVRMFYQKTYDALLATPLSLEEIIVAEIVWGATRSVIAAVLMLGVVAGLGYAPSWQALAVVPVALLGGLAFGAMGMATTSVTASIDMFNIPIFLVITPMFLFSGTFFPVDALPAWAGKLAALMPLYHLAELTRAACLGRLTPASLGNAAVLAGFFLAFLPLSLAGMRRRLVR; from the coding sequence ATGACGGGAGATCCGCGTTTCACGGGCCTTTTCTGGGCCGTCTGGCGGCGAAACCTGCTGGTCTACCGCCGCATCTGGGCCATCAACTTCCTGCCGCCGCTCCTGGAGCCGCTTTTTTATCTCCTGGCCTTCGGCCTCGGCTTTTCCGGGCTGGTGGCCGACGTCACCTGGCAGGGGGAAAAGCTCGGGTTCACGCAGTTTTTCGCCCCGGCCCTCATTGCGGCCACAGCCATGTGGCAGGCTTTCATGGAGACGTCCTACAACTCGTTTGTGCGGATGTTCTACCAGAAGACCTACGATGCGCTCCTGGCCACGCCCTTGTCCCTGGAAGAGATCATCGTGGCCGAGATCGTCTGGGGGGCCACCCGGTCGGTCATCGCGGCCGTGCTCATGCTCGGCGTGGTGGCCGGCCTCGGCTACGCCCCGAGCTGGCAGGCCCTGGCCGTCGTTCCCGTGGCCCTCCTGGGCGGCCTGGCCTTCGGGGCCATGGGCATGGCCACCACCTCGGTCACCGCCTCCATCGACATGTTCAACATCCCGATCTTCCTGGTCATCACCCCGATGTTCCTTTTTTCCGGCACCTTTTTCCCGGTGGACGCCCTGCCGGCCTGGGCGGGAAAGCTCGCCGCGCTCATGCCACTCTACCACTTGGCCGAACTGACCCGGGCCGCCTGCCTCGGCCGGCTGACCCCGGCCTCCCTTGGCAACGCGGCCGTGCTGGCCGGCTTCTTCCTGGCCTTTTTGCCCCTGTCG
- a CDS encoding dynamin family protein: protein MEDGRLSDRLASLKEHLQLENPLLVDAVGSFKKLDTVCRGLGLLASDQSTISQIAWWPLISILGPFSAGKSTFINYYLGTPVQQTGSHAVDDKFTVICYNAAGESRVLPGTALNADLRFPFYKMSEELEKVEPGEGGRIDSYIRLKTSPSDKLRGLILIDSPGFDADAQRTSTLRITNHIMDLSDLVLVLFDARRPEPGAMRDTLTHLVAATINRRDSNKFIYILNQMDIAAREDNPEEVVGAWQRALAQQGLTAGKFYRIYSPSAALPIADEALRLRFEAKRDADMAAIHNRMNHVRVERAYRIVGDLEKLAREVEDVRVPELRGLFLRWRAGVLKRDGMLFGLVALVLAALYILTGHPFSTGLVPAWLGWVFDESWRWIPFVALCLGGCLWLHLLARKWSAAAVARLVEKSYPHGPVREGLLRAFAKNTVFWRSIFRLEPAGWGQKARRMLGSVIADSEKYIQSLNDRYAHPSGMCQPPADDAA, encoded by the coding sequence ATGGAAGACGGCAGACTGAGCGACAGGCTGGCCAGCCTCAAAGAGCATCTGCAACTGGAAAACCCGCTTCTGGTCGATGCGGTGGGGAGTTTCAAAAAGCTCGACACCGTCTGTCGAGGCCTTGGGCTTTTGGCTTCTGACCAGTCCACCATCTCCCAGATCGCCTGGTGGCCGCTCATTTCCATCCTGGGCCCGTTTTCCGCCGGCAAATCCACGTTCATCAACTACTATCTGGGCACGCCCGTGCAGCAGACCGGCTCCCATGCCGTGGACGACAAGTTCACGGTCATCTGCTACAACGCGGCCGGCGAATCCCGGGTCCTGCCGGGCACGGCGCTCAACGCCGACCTGCGCTTTCCCTTTTACAAGATGAGCGAGGAGCTCGAAAAGGTGGAGCCGGGCGAGGGCGGGCGCATCGATTCCTACATTCGTCTCAAGACCAGTCCGAGCGACAAGCTGCGGGGCCTTATTCTCATCGACTCCCCGGGCTTCGACGCCGACGCCCAGCGGACCTCGACCTTGCGCATCACCAACCACATCATGGACCTCTCGGACCTGGTGCTGGTCCTCTTTGACGCCCGCCGCCCCGAACCCGGGGCCATGCGCGACACGCTGACCCACCTGGTCGCGGCCACCATCAACCGCCGCGATTCGAACAAGTTCATCTACATCCTGAACCAGATGGACATCGCCGCCCGGGAGGACAACCCGGAAGAGGTGGTCGGCGCCTGGCAGCGGGCCCTGGCCCAGCAGGGGCTAACCGCCGGCAAGTTCTACCGCATCTATTCGCCCTCGGCCGCCCTGCCCATCGCCGACGAGGCCCTGCGCCTGCGGTTCGAGGCCAAGCGCGACGCGGACATGGCCGCCATCCACAACCGCATGAACCACGTCCGGGTGGAGCGGGCCTACCGCATCGTCGGGGACCTGGAAAAGCTGGCCCGCGAGGTCGAGGACGTGCGGGTGCCGGAGTTGCGGGGGCTTTTCCTGCGCTGGCGGGCCGGGGTGCTCAAGCGCGACGGCATGCTTTTCGGGCTGGTCGCCCTGGTCCTGGCCGCCCTCTACATCCTGACCGGCCACCCCTTTTCGACCGGCCTGGTGCCGGCCTGGCTGGGCTGGGTTTTCGACGAATCCTGGCGCTGGATCCCGTTTGTGGCCCTGTGCCTCGGCGGCTGCCTCTGGCTCCATCTGCTCGCCCGCAAGTGGTCGGCCGCGGCCGTGGCCCGGCTGGTGGAAAAGAGCTATCCCCACGGCCCGGTCCGCGAGGGGCTCCTGCGGGCCTTTGCCAAGAATACGGTCTTCTGGCGCTCGATCTTTCGCCTGGAGCCGGCCGGCTGGGGCCAGAAGGCCCGGCGGATGCTCGGCTCCGTCATCGCGGACAGCGAGAAATACATCCAGTCCCTAAACGACCGGTACGCCCACCCCTCGGGCATGTGCCAGCCTCCGGCCGACGACGCCGCCTGA
- a CDS encoding pyridoxal phosphate-dependent aminotransferase: MNPACKDITSFLVMDILEKAHKIEAAGHRVIHLEIGEPDCDIPDCVKEAAKKAVDEGQTHYTHSLGIPALREAICELHGREYGVSVSPDRVLVTGGTSPAMLLAFGVLARPGRHILLTDPAYACYPNFLRFTNLTPHYVPVAEEDGFQFTPDLIGENVSELTAGILINSPANPTGTLISPEALDAACAMGVPVISDEIYHGLTYGEPARCALEFSDDAIVLNGFSKRFAMTGLRLGYLIAPRGMMPILQKLQQNLFICASSVAQWAGLAALSPDGLAAAEAMRRTYDQRRKVLLAGLRKLGLSPRVEPTGAFYVFVRADHLHPDSLALAYDILEKAHVGVTPGIDFGPGGEGHLRFSYANSLENIEEGLERLGRYMSEHCR; encoded by the coding sequence ATGAATCCCGCCTGCAAGGACATCACGTCGTTTCTCGTCATGGACATTCTGGAAAAGGCCCACAAGATCGAGGCCGCCGGCCACCGGGTCATCCACCTGGAGATCGGGGAGCCGGACTGCGACATCCCGGACTGCGTGAAAGAGGCCGCCAAGAAGGCCGTGGACGAGGGCCAAACCCACTACACCCACAGCCTTGGCATTCCGGCCCTGCGCGAGGCCATCTGCGAACTGCACGGCCGGGAATACGGCGTGTCGGTCTCGCCGGACCGGGTGCTGGTCACGGGCGGGACCTCGCCGGCCATGCTGCTCGCCTTCGGCGTCCTGGCCCGGCCCGGCCGCCACATCCTCCTCACCGACCCGGCCTATGCCTGCTACCCCAACTTCCTGCGCTTCACCAACCTGACCCCGCACTACGTGCCTGTGGCCGAGGAGGACGGGTTCCAGTTCACGCCGGACCTGATCGGCGAGAACGTCAGCGAACTGACCGCCGGCATTCTCATCAATTCCCCGGCCAACCCGACCGGGACGCTCATTTCCCCCGAGGCCCTGGATGCGGCCTGCGCCATGGGCGTGCCCGTCATTTCCGACGAGATCTACCACGGCCTGACCTACGGCGAACCGGCCCGGTGCGCCCTGGAATTCTCCGACGACGCCATCGTCTTGAACGGCTTCTCCAAGCGCTTCGCCATGACCGGCCTGCGCCTCGGCTACCTGATCGCCCCGCGCGGAATGATGCCGATCCTGCAAAAGCTCCAGCAAAACCTTTTCATCTGCGCCTCGTCCGTGGCCCAGTGGGCCGGTCTGGCCGCGCTTTCGCCCGACGGCCTGGCCGCGGCCGAAGCCATGCGCCGGACCTACGACCAGCGGCGCAAGGTTCTCCTGGCGGGGCTTAGAAAGCTCGGCCTTTCTCCCCGCGTGGAGCCGACGGGCGCCTTTTACGTGTTCGTGCGGGCCGACCACCTGCACCCGGATTCCCTGGCGCTGGCCTACGACATCCTGGAGAAGGCCCATGTCGGCGTCACGCCCGGCATCGACTTCGGCCCGGGCGGGGAAGGGCACCTGCGCTTTTCCTACGCCAATTCCCTGGAGAACATCGAGGAAGGCCTGGAGCGCCTCGGCCGGTATATGAGCGAGCACTGCCGGTAG